The following nucleotide sequence is from Acyrthosiphon pisum isolate AL4f chromosome A2, pea_aphid_22Mar2018_4r6ur, whole genome shotgun sequence.
TTCATTATGAATACCTACcatttgcttataaaattatgtacagaGAGTAGAGACAGattgattcaccaagcatgagCACCTtcttatttctttaataatgctgttattttaaatataatttttggaatttttaaattacttctgGTTCTGAAGTCTGagttaaagaccatattttcaaattcttaagatattttttactacttaaagtgtgtcctgtggagatacaaaattatgtttttcaaatgagaacttcCCTTTTCATCTGTAAATTATTCAGTAGATAATTTTTCCGAATGGTTTGACTGATCAGAATAAAAATGTGTACGagtcattgattaaatatattaaatatatattttaatcaatgtacgagtagtttttgagttattttactTTGTGTTCTAAGGATAAAACGTCCACAGTAACGGATTTAGAATATATGGGGGCTAtagtgatttgaaaatgttattcattaatattaatctatcaatttataataattataagttattaaccttagtacaaacattttaagaacTAAGAAACTTCTTATTCTTAATCTTAAATAACCGAAGTActtacatcaatattttcaaaaaaaatatccactatataatttacactaaaAAGGAggcattttaatttgataaacatAAGTTAGCCACACTCATTAAGtagaacaaaaaaattcaagaatttgattaaattatttaaattcattactaaatgaaaaaatagGGGAGAGCAGCATGGTTGGTGAATTACCCTGTataattggtttatttttgtgatatttttatagttGATGCCAAAGGAAACAATAATTGTGtcgtaaattttcaattaatctTACATTTTTTCCACTTGATTTTATTTGGTATtatcttagatataaataatattaaaacatccAGTTAGTAACTCCTGGAGGTTTcttcgtatacaatattacaatttgaatatttttgtccAGACTTGCAGTGTCATGCATTAATGTAACattttatggtatatttattatttttgtgagtAATTGATTGGTATCAGTTGTATAATGTCATTAGTCTCTTATCAAATTTCTATGCTTATGTTTTATCAAATTGCTTGATTTGCTTGATATTGTATGTCTGTggtattttagtaggtatttcattattcaatatttatcagTATCTAATTTCtatgttgaataaatataaaataggtagggtaggtacctaaatattttatagctacctaatcaaataaaatattggtttttaatttttggagaatACTGagaagtatataacataatgttttgtgtattgtattaaataataataattattaaaaaactattggaCAACTttgctaatttttatattgttattaatagtttttattttttattttagatgctGCGAACAGTGATAAACAACAACATGCATCACCGAGAGTGACACTAAGACTTACCAACACGGGTAATAATCAATTTAAGAGTTCGTCTGCTCGACAGGATGAGAAGAACAAGAAAATAGCTGAGGAACAGACCGCCAGCATGACGAATGATACGtaagtattatacaaaaaaaaatgatgcattttacttacttaatttttaattaagtaagtatggtaattaaaattgttcacaCGGACATTTTTCTGGATTCAAATTGTTATATTGCTTGGGTGTGATATCagttaatacatttctaaaaattaaaaatccagaaAGTTTACATGCCGATCCCTTACTTGgcaagcattttttttttaagcatacacaacatattataaaaccaatctTTTTCACTTATAGGAAAACTGTTGAGACTGAAGAAAAACCAGAAACACCCACCCAGTCGGTTTCTCAATCTGCGAATGTATCGACTAGTGTACCAGTAGAGAGTACTTCAGCTAGTACTTCTAAAGAAACTGAATCCAAAGATGGTGGCTCGGTTGAAGCAACTGATACTGTAAATAGCTCATCTAATGAATCAGCTGTAAAACCATTAAAAGAAACAGATAATTTAAAACGGTCTATAGTTGAAGAAGATGAAGaagttaaaccaaaaaaacgCAAAGAAGATCATAGCCAAAGTTCTAAAGGTGACTTACtctttttagatttaataagatttaataagtcactttatatgtttatagttaggtactatCAATAGGTTTAAAATGATACTTCGGCGTTCAACTATAAATCtcttaaatttatcaaataataatttgttaaatttaaaatcaataatatttcttatagtaGTTAGAGCTGGAGGTATGTTGTTGTACTTAAAACTGAATACTGAATAGTAGTTAGTAttggacaacaaaattattgaGCAATTGTAGGATCTGTTAATTATAAacgtattcatttaaatataattgttagcTAAATTGGAACTATGTATCAAACATTtggacttataaaataattaaaattcatccTTAATTTTGatgtacttaaaatgtttacacttaTCTTAACATTATCTAAAAtcatttgtgaaaaaaaatatgtaggaattaaattatgatattaaaaaattgtgtcGATTCAACTTTCTTTTacagaggaaaaatatcgaacaaattgaaaaaaaacttacaataagcttaatatttttttattcaaatgcatttttgcatattataaatgtataactgtaACTTAGCTTGACGCTTTGGCTGCTATTAGTCTAACAATTCCACTGAGAGTAAGTAAAGCTACTACTAGTTCCTGGATGGGTGACCATGCGAGTTCATAGTAGGTAGTAAAAACCTTTCCACTCACATACGTGTGGCTTACCAACCGTAACAACACCTTACCGTACCAATCTTACCAACCACAGTTTATACACCCTACAACAAGAAATATACAGTCATCAGGCTTAAgttcaattcaaaaaaaaaaaaaaatgtataactaagtaaataatataggaatttttagatttaaaaaaaaaataatatgcaacatCTGGTTTTAGTAAGTTGTAATAAATACagtgtacatttaaattaaatgcaatatttattgatctgtaaaatgtacttaaaatttatttcagGTAGGTAGAAACAGGTAGAATGTAGAAATGTAGAATTATGAaggtattttgatttaataataatattatattaatatgtaacattatcataatatatggtttattatattattgttgtattaaacTAAAATGCTGATTTGTTAATGGAACCTAAAAGTGATCAGACAGTCATAATTTAACTTATCACAGATCcctattttattagataaagagttactaacattttttaaaattattgaattattttaggcAAAACTGAGGCTTCTAGTCCTAAACCTGATAGTGATGAGGACAAGTCTGGTGGTTCTGGGCCTTCTAATGCTGACAGTCCTGGAGGTGGCCCTAAAGTACCTCCATTAAAAATTGTGATACCTACTACCGATGCTGATACAGGTACAAGAACAAATGGCAAGAATGGTAATCGATCACATCATACAGCATTACCGTATGTAGTGCCATCTGAAGAATCACCACCGGCATCTAATCAGCCTAACTCGCCAAAGTCTCCGCAGAAAGCGACCACTGATACAATAGCTGTAGAAGAGCAAAAGTCTCCTCAAACCAGAGTATTACGTTCATCTAACAGATGCGGAAGTAACAGTAGTGGTGCACCAAGTCGTGGTACTTCTCCGATTGTTCCTGATGAACAGTTGGCTCAAACTACTTCACCAGCTTCTGTAACAGTGGATGCAGGATCAGGTAATCCGTCACCATCTGCTGCTCGTTCAGAACAGACTGAAAATGTATCGACAATCCTTTCTGGAGATGACAAACAGGCAACTACTACTGCTGCAGCTACTGCAACTACAACGTCTGAATCAACTGTGACTGCTGAACTGTCAGGTATGGAACTACATCCTAGACGACGCAAATTAAAAGCAAGCCGTACTGAATCCGAGAATAGTGATACTTCATCTGCCGCCAATGTTACTGCTGTAGAAACTAATCCGTCCGGCACAACCAGTGAACCTGCTCCAGTTACCAATTGctatcaaatgtttttaaacattagaAAACAAGTAAAttggttaaataattatatgtttagctctttttatttttatacattattattattatatatttattatttattttaatagattgaTAAGAGACGTAAGAATTTGTTTCCTGTGCAACCAAAACCACCATCTGGATTTAAAGACTATCTTATGAACAGGTGCACATACGTTTTAGCTGGTAACTCTAATAGCCGCGTTGTAAATACACAAACCCCATCACCAGCCAATTTACATGAGCAGTTAAAAAAACTGTTTGTTGAACAAGAGAAGGAGAGACAAAGACTTCGTGTACAGGTTGGTTTTTAgttaacctttaaaaaaaagagtATAATGTAATGACATGACTaccataattgtatattttgtttagcaCATcgtagaaaaagaaaaattggtgTTGAGTGTTGAACAAGAGATACTCAGGGTTCATGGAAGGGCAGCTCGTGCACTAGCTAATCAGCTATTACCATTTTCTGTATGTACTATACTCAAGGATGATgaagtatataacattatgacaCCTGAGCAAGAAGAAGAGAAAGATAGACATGCACGATCCCGTTACAATGGTCGTCTTTTTTTGTCATGGCTACAAGATGTAGATGATAAATGGGAAAAGATAAaggtaataatttcataaattataactatctatgaaaaaatatttaaattattgatttttataatctCTAAAGGAATCAATGTTACTGAGACATCACAATGAGGCAGAGAGTTTACACGCTGTACAGAAAATGGACTGGGGATGGAAGTTGAAAGAATTACAGTTGTGTACCTATAGCTCAGAACCCAATATTGATGAAGAGCATGTACCGATGGTTCTAGTCAGCGACGATTTCGATCTCTTGCCTGCCTAACctagttttgttatttattaacatatcgGTACAGTGTCAACTGTCTAGTGATGTTTGTTTAAGTGACTAAGCtatagttgatattattattgttatggataaagttaaatattttacttgacAACTTCGGAATGTTAGTCACTTTCGTgccattttatcaataatatattaataacaatattgtgtgCTTGCccaaaaattgtttgttactatcattcttttaataaaatttataatttcttggCAGATACTTTTATGgtgataataaatgttttctCAAACCAATTGTTTACTCTTTTATACCAgatgattattttaacaaaacaccaatgttttaaaaactgtcTTTTGGAAAACTTAGGAAATGCTCAATtccaacattttatactttccaactttttttatctttatgtttgtttttaaatttatacagacttggttttaaatgttaacctaaaatattttttactaataagcACTGAGCTTGGATAAGCAACacaaatataatgcatataatgcACCACAAATTTAATGAGGGCACTGCTAAAATTTGTCTCATGTTTAAATGctcttttaacaaattaaaaaattcccTTTATTTATGAcctaaaatttctaaaataaaccccagctttttttagaaatctcaAATCAAGATAAATTTGTAaatcgttttattaaaaacgtttaCAATATGTGGTTTTAAATCTTaatgaaatatgtaataatataacttgaaGTAGgttaaaaaatgacctaaaaaataaataatgtcctaaaaatatttaaaaatgtgcatgctaacaacaaatatttaaaaatttgttgttaGCATActgtgtactttttttttttaatttttaaaattaaattttaataattccatTATTCCAATCTATACTAATAATAgcacaataagtaaattatatgaattaaaaaatgaaataagagACAAACTCATTGGTAGCCttcttacataattttgtacttactagttactagttATTATCACGGTTATCT
It contains:
- the LOC100162958 gene encoding ankyrin repeat domain-containing protein 12 isoform X3; the protein is MTNDTKTVETEEKPETPTQSVSQSANVSTSVPVESTSASTSKETESKDGGSVEATDTVNSSSNESAVKPLKETDNLKRSIVEEDEEVKPKKRKEDHSQSSKGKTEASSPKPDSDEDKSGGSGPSNADSPGGGPKVPPLKIVIPTTDADTGTRTNGKNGNRSHHTALPYVVPSEESPPASNQPNSPKSPQKATTDTIAVEEQKSPQTRVLRSSNRCGSNSSGAPSRGTSPIVPDEQLAQTTSPASVTVDAGSGNPSPSAARSEQTENVSTILSGDDKQATTTAAATATTTSESTVTAELSGMELHPRRRKLKASRTESENSDTSSAANVTAVETNPSGTTSEPAPVTNCYQMFLNIRKQIDKRRKNLFPVQPKPPSGFKDYLMNRCTYVLAGNSNSRVVNTQTPSPANLHEQLKKLFVEQEKERQRLRVQHIVEKEKLVLSVEQEILRVHGRAARALANQLLPFSVCTILKDDEVYNIMTPEQEEEKDRHARSRYNGRLFLSWLQDVDDKWEKIKESMLLRHHNEAESLHAVQKMDWGWKLKELQLCTYSSEPNIDEEHVPMVLVSDDFDLLPA
- the LOC100162958 gene encoding ankyrin repeat domain-containing protein 12 isoform X1 gives rise to the protein MTSVNPVKRSTRLAGKRHSAVIVALGGGYTTDCGDSSGLRNERDAANSDKQQHASPRVTLRLTNTGNNQFKSSSARQDEKNKKIAEEQTASMTNDTKTVETEEKPETPTQSVSQSANVSTSVPVESTSASTSKETESKDGGSVEATDTVNSSSNESAVKPLKETDNLKRSIVEEDEEVKPKKRKEDHSQSSKGKTEASSPKPDSDEDKSGGSGPSNADSPGGGPKVPPLKIVIPTTDADTGTRTNGKNGNRSHHTALPYVVPSEESPPASNQPNSPKSPQKATTDTIAVEEQKSPQTRVLRSSNRCGSNSSGAPSRGTSPIVPDEQLAQTTSPASVTVDAGSGNPSPSAARSEQTENVSTILSGDDKQATTTAAATATTTSESTVTAELSGMELHPRRRKLKASRTESENSDTSSAANVTAVETNPSGTTSEPAPVTNCYQMFLNIRKQIDKRRKNLFPVQPKPPSGFKDYLMNRCTYVLAGNSNSRVVNTQTPSPANLHEQLKKLFVEQEKERQRLRVQHIVEKEKLVLSVEQEILRVHGRAARALANQLLPFSVCTILKDDEVYNIMTPEQEEEKDRHARSRYNGRLFLSWLQDVDDKWEKIKESMLLRHHNEAESLHAVQKMDWGWKLKELQLCTYSSEPNIDEEHVPMVLVSDDFDLLPA
- the LOC100162958 gene encoding ankyrin repeat domain-containing protein 12 isoform X2 translates to MSAYKKRYKTTANAANSDKQQHASPRVTLRLTNTGNNQFKSSSARQDEKNKKIAEEQTASMTNDTKTVETEEKPETPTQSVSQSANVSTSVPVESTSASTSKETESKDGGSVEATDTVNSSSNESAVKPLKETDNLKRSIVEEDEEVKPKKRKEDHSQSSKGKTEASSPKPDSDEDKSGGSGPSNADSPGGGPKVPPLKIVIPTTDADTGTRTNGKNGNRSHHTALPYVVPSEESPPASNQPNSPKSPQKATTDTIAVEEQKSPQTRVLRSSNRCGSNSSGAPSRGTSPIVPDEQLAQTTSPASVTVDAGSGNPSPSAARSEQTENVSTILSGDDKQATTTAAATATTTSESTVTAELSGMELHPRRRKLKASRTESENSDTSSAANVTAVETNPSGTTSEPAPVTNCYQMFLNIRKQIDKRRKNLFPVQPKPPSGFKDYLMNRCTYVLAGNSNSRVVNTQTPSPANLHEQLKKLFVEQEKERQRLRVQHIVEKEKLVLSVEQEILRVHGRAARALANQLLPFSVCTILKDDEVYNIMTPEQEEEKDRHARSRYNGRLFLSWLQDVDDKWEKIKESMLLRHHNEAESLHAVQKMDWGWKLKELQLCTYSSEPNIDEEHVPMVLVSDDFDLLPA